A region of the Denitrificimonas caeni genome:
ACACAGGCCCTGATGTTAACAGTCGACCCTAGCCACTGGCTACCGCCTTAAGAAGGTAAAACTGCAGATTAGTTCAATACTTAAGAACTCTTTTCACCGTTCAATCACTCAATCGCAGCTAACCGCAACAAGCTGCAGCCACAACGCACTGCAGCCGCCGCAATAGGCAGGCACAGCTGTCGATTAATCAGCTATTTGCCCCGATTGTTTACGCTCGGAGGGGCGCCGTGCGCCAGCAACTAATTTATCCAGCGCCCGCGCAGCAGCCACTAAGCCAAAACTAGCCGTTACCGTCATCGCTGCGCCAAAACCTCCGGCACAATCCAAGCGCACGCCCTCACCGACAAAACCCTTGCTCTGGCAAACACTGCCGTCCGGCTTTGGGTAACGCAGCTGCTCGGTAGAAAACACACAGGGCACACTATAGTGGCGACCTGGGGTGCGGGAAAAGCCATACTCACTGCGTAACAATGAACGCACTCGCGCCGCTAACGGGTCATTGAAGGTTTTATTCAAATCACCCACCCGTATTTGTGTGGGATCAATTTGTCCACCGGCACCACCGGTAGTCACTATCTGAATTTTGCGGCGCTTGCACCAAGCAATTAGAGCGGCCTTGGCTTGTACGCTATCAATGCAGTCCACAACAAAATCAAGCTCTTGAGTTATGTACTGGGCCATGGTGTCTTGACTGACAAAATCCGCCACCGCATGCACGACACACCCTGGGTTGATCGCCTGCAGGCGCTGAGCCATCACATCCACTTTCGCCAGCCCTACGGTCTCAGTTAGAGTATGCGCCTGACGATTGGTATTGGTAACGCACACATCATCTAAATCAAATAAGGATATTTCGCCAACACCGGAGCGCACTAATGCCTCAGCCGCCCACGAGCCAACACCGCCAATCCCCACCACAGCCACATGGGCTTGCGCTAAGCGTTGCAAAGCATCCACACCATAGAGGCGTGCTATGCCGCCAAAACGTAAATCGTCCATCCCACAACCTCGGTAAAATCGCTGCGACATTCTAGCAGCAATCACCATCACGCTTACAAAACAGCGCTGATTTCACTACACTGTACGCAGTCTTTTACTGTGTTGATGGCCAGCGCCCAGCACTCAAGCGTGCGGTTCGCTGCATATTTAACGACAACCTGTATTTAATTCTAAGGTCCGGTGACTGGCATGCTTATTTGCCCCATCTGCCAATCGGCACTGAGCGCGTACGAAAACAGCTTGCGCTGCAGTAATCAGCACAATTTCGACCGTGCCCGCCAAGGCTATATCAACGTATTACCGGTACAACATAAAAAAAGCCGTGCCCCTGGTGACAATCAGGCCATGGTACAAGCACGCCGTGACTTTCTCTCTGCTGGCCATTACGCGCCTCTAGCAGAGCGCTTTGCTCAGCTCATGCAAGAGCGCCAACCCCAGCATTGGCTCGATATCGGCTGCGGTGAAGGTTATTACAGCGCGCACATTGCTCGCGCCTTATCCGAAAGCCAAGGTTACGCTTTAGATATTTCCCGCGAAGCAGTGAAGCACGCCTGTAAACGTAATGCGCAAACCACTTGGCTGGTTGCCAGTATGGCGCGCCTGCCTTTAGCTACAGCCAGCTGCCAAGCCATTGCCAGTATTTTTAGCCCCATTGACTGGCAAGAAGCGCTGCGGGTATTAGCGCCAGGCGGTGCTGTGCTGCGCATGGGCCCTTGCAGTGATCATCTGCAGGAACTGCGCGAACAACTCTATGACGATGTACGCAGCTACGATGACAGCAAACATTTACAACTGCTGCCTCAAGGCCTGCAGCCTATCCACAGTGAAACCTTACGCTTCACCCTGACTTTAGATGATGCCCAAGCACGCAGCGATTTATTAGCCATGACCCCACACGGTTGGCGCGCTAACTCGGCGCGACGGGAAGCAGTGATTAACAATACGCTGACCACTACCGTCGCTATTCGCTATGACTGGATTGAAAAAACGGAAACCTAACTATGCGCCAACCCGACATTGAAATTTACCTCAAAGATGCAGACCGTGCAGCAATCGGTGCTTGGCTCACGGCCGCCCTCAATGCCCCCTGCGCTTGGCAACAAAAAGGTCGCGTATGGCGCTGTAATTGCGCCAATATCCCGGTGGTTTTATTTGAAAAAGCCGTGGGCGCTTGGCACAGCTTACTACTGGAAAGTGCCGATACCCCCTGGGCTAACGATGCACAGTGCGCACAAGCTGCCGCTGCTTATCTGCAAGTCAATGTGCGCTGCGCCCCCGGCAGCTGGCAAGAAGCCGATGGTGTAAACGATGCTGACAACTGGTTGCAAGCCAAAGCTGACGGACAACTTGAAACCATCACCTGGCATACCGCTTAAGCAGCAACGGCTTTGAGTCAGTCAACAGAGTAGGAAGTTTATGCGTTGGAAAAAAGCACGGCGCAGTGACAACGTTGTAGATCAGCGCGGCAGCAGGCGGCAAGTCGGCGGTAAAGGCCTCAGCCTAGCAGCAGTTGCGCTGATTATAGTTGTCGGCCTGATTAGCGGCCAAGATCCCCTGCAAATTGTCAGCAATATTGCCGGACAAGCGATCCAACAAGGCGGCATTAATACCGGTGCTCATAACAGCAAGCAACCCACCGTAGTCCAGCAGAATGCGCAGACTGAGTTTGTGCGCGCTATTTTAGGTGATACCGAAGATACCTGGCGCAGCTTATTTAAACAGGCTGGTAAACACTATGCCGACCCTACCCTAATTTTATTTAGCGGCAGTGTCCGCTCCGCTTGCGGTTTTGCTGACGCTGCAGTGGGGCCATTTTACTGTCCAGCAGATCAGCAAGTGTATCTCGACTTATCCTTTTTCAAAGAAATGGAGCAACGCTTTGCCGCCACTGGCGAGTTTGCCCAAGCATATGTGATTGCCCATGAAGTAGGTCATCATGTGCAAACTTTACTGGGTGTTTCAGCTAAAGTGCATGCTGCCCGTCAACGCGGGGAGTCAGTCAAAGGACACAACGGTTTACTGGTCCGCCAAGAATTACAAGCAGACTGTTTTGCCGGGGTCTGGGCCCACCATGCACAACAGCGGCACGCTTGGTTAGAACCCGGCGATTTAGCTGATGCTCTCAACGCTGCGCAAGCCATTGGCGATGACCGCCTGCAAAAGCAAGCGCACGGTCATGTTGTACCTGACTCTTTTACCCACGGTACTTCCGCACAACGTGAACGATGGTTTAGCCAAGGCTATAAAACAGGCAATGTTAGCCAATGCGATACTTTTACTGCACAACGGCTGTGATAGATTTTTGAAAATGCTTAATCAACACTGTTTGGAGATTGTATGCTGATAACACGTTACGCAGTATTTGCTGCGGCCATTGTAGGCAGCCTGATCACATTGCTACTGGCATTGAGCAACCCTTGGTGGCTGCTGCTCAGTGTGATTTTCATTGCCTTAACTGTAGTCGGCATCATTGATGTGCGGCAAAACCATTCCACTTTACGCCGTAACTACCCTATTGCGGTGCACATTCGCTATACCTTTGAAACCTTGCGTCCCATGCTGCGCCAATACATTGTCGAAGCCGATGATGACGAAGTACCTTTCTCCCATGACCAGCGCACTTTAGTCTATCAGCGCTCTAAATCTGAGCTAGAAACCCGCGCCTTTGGTACCGAGCAAAATGTGTATGGCACCCGCTACGAGTGGATCAACCACTCGATTACGCCCACAAAAGTCACTGCATCTGACTTTCGAGTCAACATTGGTGGCCCCGACTGCAAACAACCTTACTCGGCGAGTATATTTAACATCTCTGCCATGAGCTTTGGCTCACTGTCTCCCAATGCTATTCGCGCCTTAAATAAAGGCGCACGCCTTGGGCAGTTTTATCATGATACAGGGGAAGGCTCGATTTCCAGTTACCACCGCGAACACGGTGGCGATATGGTCTGGGAGTTAGGTTCAGGCTACTTTGGTGCACGCAATGATGACGGCACCTTTAGCCCAGAGCGCTTTACTGAGCGCGCCACTCTTGCGCAAGTTAAAATGATTGAACTTAAACTGTCCCAAGGGGCTAAACCTGGGCATGGCGGCATGCTCCCCGGTGCTAAAGTAAACGCTGAAATTGCCCGCACCCGCGGTGTCCCTGAAGGCCAAGATTGTATCTCGCCGGCATCGCACTCAGCCTTTTCCACCCCAGAAGAACTGCTGCAGTTTATTGCGCAATTACGTGATCTTTCTGGTGGCAAGCCAACCGGCTTTAAATTAGCCATTGGCCACCCATGGGAATGGTTTGCCATTGCTAAAGCCATGCTCAGCACTGGCATTACCCCAGACTTTATTGTTGTCGATGGCGCTGAAGGCGGTACCGGTGCTGCGCCACTGGAGTTTGCCGATCACATTGGCACGCCCATGCGCGAAGGCCTAATGCTGGTACATAACACCTTAGTTGGGCTCAATTTACGCGATAAAATCAAAATTGGCGCTGCTGGTAAAATCATTACTGCTTTTGATATTGCCCGCACTCTAGCGCTTGGTGCGGACTGGTGTAACTCTGCGCGCGGCTTTATGTTCTCTTTAGGCTGCATCCAGTCTCAAGTTTGCCATACTGACCGCTGCCCAACGGGTATTGCCACCCAAGACCCAAA
Encoded here:
- a CDS encoding neutral zinc metallopeptidase — protein: MRWKKARRSDNVVDQRGSRRQVGGKGLSLAAVALIIVVGLISGQDPLQIVSNIAGQAIQQGGINTGAHNSKQPTVVQQNAQTEFVRAILGDTEDTWRSLFKQAGKHYADPTLILFSGSVRSACGFADAAVGPFYCPADQQVYLDLSFFKEMEQRFAATGEFAQAYVIAHEVGHHVQTLLGVSAKVHAARQRGESVKGHNGLLVRQELQADCFAGVWAHHAQQRHAWLEPGDLADALNAAQAIGDDRLQKQAHGHVVPDSFTHGTSAQRERWFSQGYKTGNVSQCDTFTAQRL
- a CDS encoding putative RNA methyltransferase, translating into MLICPICQSALSAYENSLRCSNQHNFDRARQGYINVLPVQHKKSRAPGDNQAMVQARRDFLSAGHYAPLAERFAQLMQERQPQHWLDIGCGEGYYSAHIARALSESQGYALDISREAVKHACKRNAQTTWLVASMARLPLATASCQAIASIFSPIDWQEALRVLAPGGAVLRMGPCSDHLQELREQLYDDVRSYDDSKHLQLLPQGLQPIHSETLRFTLTLDDAQARSDLLAMTPHGWRANSARREAVINNTLTTTVAIRYDWIEKTET
- a CDS encoding FMN-binding glutamate synthase family protein, with product MLITRYAVFAAAIVGSLITLLLALSNPWWLLLSVIFIALTVVGIIDVRQNHSTLRRNYPIAVHIRYTFETLRPMLRQYIVEADDDEVPFSHDQRTLVYQRSKSELETRAFGTEQNVYGTRYEWINHSITPTKVTASDFRVNIGGPDCKQPYSASIFNISAMSFGSLSPNAIRALNKGARLGQFYHDTGEGSISSYHREHGGDMVWELGSGYFGARNDDGTFSPERFTERATLAQVKMIELKLSQGAKPGHGGMLPGAKVNAEIARTRGVPEGQDCISPASHSAFSTPEELLQFIAQLRDLSGGKPTGFKLAIGHPWEWFAIAKAMLSTGITPDFIVVDGAEGGTGAAPLEFADHIGTPMREGLMLVHNTLVGLNLRDKIKIGAAGKIITAFDIARTLALGADWCNSARGFMFSLGCIQSQVCHTDRCPTGIATQDPKRWEGLDVPDKATRVHNFHTRTVATLRELIEAAGLQHPNDLGPEHIIRRVSPTLVRSLSTLHPYLAPGDLLNPVTLPEHVVFQRFWPGARADSFAFEKP
- the tcdA gene encoding tRNA cyclic N6-threonylcarbamoyladenosine(37) synthase TcdA, with product MDDLRFGGIARLYGVDALQRLAQAHVAVVGIGGVGSWAAEALVRSGVGEISLFDLDDVCVTNTNRQAHTLTETVGLAKVDVMAQRLQAINPGCVVHAVADFVSQDTMAQYITQELDFVVDCIDSVQAKAALIAWCKRRKIQIVTTGGAGGQIDPTQIRVGDLNKTFNDPLAARVRSLLRSEYGFSRTPGRHYSVPCVFSTEQLRYPKPDGSVCQSKGFVGEGVRLDCAGGFGAAMTVTASFGLVAAARALDKLVAGARRPSERKQSGQIAD